The Pyrobaculum sp. 3827-6 genome has a segment encoding these proteins:
- a CDS encoding ParA family protein, with product MKKIIFLSGTKGGTGKTTLALNTSVLLSYLWREATHYPVVYVDLTPNVGTAALILLGDVLASWGRPSLSDYVAGRLAEPLRAFYIRRWNTEKGAFQIVFTFMTQDVPLSRRQLEYVFSVVESRLRPRLLVVDTPPLASDSPVAGLVDYVVPVVTPDVTAIEATRRYQDAVGGARLKPVLNMYIPSYPISVLHSAPWEKVVENAFGEPPHVVPYDKLVQAVRQALEVEVLKLKPAESPAVKAIVEYARYLSTRVG from the coding sequence ATGAAAAAAATAATTTTCCTCTCCGGCACCAAGGGGGGCACCGGCAAGACTACACTCGCCCTCAACACATCGGTTCTGCTCTCCTACCTCTGGAGAGAGGCCACTCACTACCCCGTGGTCTACGTTGACCTAACGCCCAACGTTGGCACGGCCGCCCTGATCCTCCTAGGCGACGTCCTCGCCTCTTGGGGGAGGCCGTCTCTCTCCGACTATGTAGCTGGGAGACTGGCTGAGCCGCTAAGAGCTTTCTACATTAGGCGCTGGAATACTGAAAAAGGCGCTTTTCAGATAGTCTTCACATTCATGACGCAGGATGTGCCGCTGTCTAGAAGGCAACTAGAATACGTGTTTAGCGTGGTTGAGAGCAGATTGAGGCCTAGGCTACTTGTAGTAGACACGCCCCCCCTCGCCTCCGACAGCCCAGTAGCGGGCTTGGTAGATTACGTGGTGCCTGTCGTCACGCCGGACGTCACAGCAATAGAGGCCACTAGGCGCTACCAAGACGCTGTGGGAGGCGCCAGGCTGAAGCCGGTTTTAAACATGTACATACCCAGCTACCCCATAAGCGTCCTCCACTCGGCGCCTTGGGAGAAGGTGGTGGAGAACGCCTTCGGCGAGCCGCCACACGTAGTTCCCTACGACAAGCTGGTGCAGGCGGTGCGGCAGGCGCTTGAGGTAGAGGTGTTGAAGCTCAAGCCTGCGGAGTCCCCCGCCGTCAAGGCAATAGTAGAGTACGCGAGATACCTCTCCACTAGGGTGGGGTAG